A genomic region of Pristiophorus japonicus isolate sPriJap1 chromosome 20, sPriJap1.hap1, whole genome shotgun sequence contains the following coding sequences:
- the LOC139232590 gene encoding zinc finger protein 229-like, protein MEKPWKCEDCGKGCSYPSELETHRRSHTGERPFTCSVCGKGFTQSSSLYTHQRVHTGERPFTCIECGKGFNALSNLRTHQQVHSDKRPFKCSDCDKNFKSTKDLLTHQRTHTGERPFTCSVCGTGFTQSSHLLTHQIVHSDNKPFQCSDCEKSFKSKKDLLTHQRTHTGERPFTCSVCGKGFTCSSYLLTHQLVHTDNRPFECSDCEKSFKSKQHLLKHHRIHNGERPFTCSMCGKGFTRSSHLLRHQRVHTGERPFTCTECGKGFTDLSDRLTHQRVHNGERPFTCSVCGKGFTQTSHLLTHQRVHSDNRPFKCYDCEKSYKSTNALLKHQRMHTGERPFICSVCGKGFADSSNLLIHQRVHTGERPFICSVCGKGFIQTSHLLAHQHVHTGEWPFTCSVCGKGFTDPSNLLTHQRVHSGERPFICLLCGKGFTQSSSLLRHRQVHK, encoded by the coding sequence atggagaaaccgtggaaatgtgaggactgtgggaagggatgcagttacccgtctgagctggaaactcatcgacgcagtcacaccggggagagaccgttcacttgttccgtgtgtgggaagggattcactcagtcatccagcctctatacacatcagcgagttcatactggagagaggccattcacctgcattgaatgtgggaagggatttaatgCTTTATCAAACCTcaggacacaccagcaagttcactctgataagagaccttttaaatgttctgactgtgacaaGAACTTTAAAAGCACGaaggatctgctgacacaccaacgcactcacactggagagaggccgttcacctgctccgtgtgtgggacgggattcactcaatcatcccacCTTCTGACACATCAAATTGTGCACTCTGATAACAAACCTTttcaatgttctgactgtgagaagagctttaaaagtaaaaaggatttactgacacaccagcgcactcacaccggggagaggccgttcacctgctctgtgtgtgggaagggattcacttgttcatcctacCTTCTCACACACCAACTTGTTCATACTGATAACCGACCTTttgaatgttctgactgtgagaagagctttaaaagtaaACAGCACCTCCTGAAACACCATCGcattcacaatggggagaggccattcacctgctccatgtgtgggaagggattcacccgaTCATCACACctgttgagacaccagcgagttcacactggggaaaggccattcacgtgcaccgagtgtgggaagggattcactgatttATCTGACcgtctgacacaccagcgagttcacaacggggagagaccgttcacctgctcagtgtgtgggaaaggattcactcagacatcccacctgctgacacaccagcgagttcactctgatAACAGACCTTTTAAATGTTATGACTGTGAGAAAAGCTATAAAAGCACAAATGCTCTGCTGAAACACCAACGCatgcacactggggagagaccgttcatctgctctgtgtgtgggaaaggattcgctGATTCGTCCAACCTGCTGattcatcagcgagttcacactggggagaggccgttcatctgctccgtgtgtgggaagggattcattcagacaTCCCACCTGCTAGCACACCAACATGTTCACACTGGTGaatggccgttcacctgctctgtgtgtggaaagggatttactgatccatccaacctgctgacacaccagcgagttcactccggggaaaggccgttcatctgcttgctgtgtgggaagggattcactcagtcatcctccTTACTGAGACAccggcaagttcacaagtga